From the genome of Oryza glaberrima chromosome 1, OglaRS2, whole genome shotgun sequence:
CCGCGGCACGCTCCGTCGCTGACCCGAAGACGACGTCGAGGCTCTTCTTGTCTGGCTGAGGCGACTCGTCCCTCGATATGATCCGTTCGCCGAAGTAGACGCCGTCGGGGTCGATCGAGCAGCTTGGCGACCGCCGACGACTAGTCCCTGTCCCCGATCGAGGACTTGACGAGTCCACGACGAGGATCAGCTTCCTCACCCGCAGGAGGCTCGCCAGGTGGGCGCTCGTCGTCTGCTCCGCTCCCTCCTCCCGAATCCTCCGCGTCGAGATCACTCTCCTTTTCCCCGGCGAATCCACCGGGGTTAGGAGCGGCCCTGCACTGGTGTCCCCCCACCCCCGGCGTCCCCGTCGCTGCGCCATCCTTGTCGTTGCGCATCTCCCCTCCCAcatctcccgccgccgctctagaagagaagagagaataggaggggaaaaaaatgtgcagctgacatgtgggtcccacgtacttattatttttattttttttgttgactaggatgccacgtcaacgaaaccacctatatatatatactgccataggaccATGAGTGCACGGTTTATGTAAGTTTAAGGGTAAACATTTttgattttgtggttaagggacgtcaaaaaaaaaaaatctcgcccttaagttaagggacctgcggtgaacttattctttcCGGGAATCaggaagcagcagcagttgTGCTCTGAAATCTTTTGCACGCAGAATTCTTAGTACAAACCTGAAATTTTATATGGTTCTACTATAGAGTTTGATATTTACAGGAATCCTGTAGGTACACAGACATCTGCAAGAAACAATTCATATCAGTAATTCAATATGGACCTACGAAATGGTACACTAATATACACGGATACACCTGCTTTCTGCTTATTTGATTCCCCAAAGATTTATACTTGTTTAGAGGAGAAAAGGGAGGCATACATCACAAGAATTCATCTCTCGTGAATGAGGTTGTCTCAGTCTCAGACATGCAGAAATGTGGAGAAAAGAGTAATTTCTGAAGGGCCCATAGAGACCTGGATGAATAATTCAACAGATAGGTTTTCTATACCTAATTAGATGTGATGAAATCCACTACAGCATCAGCCAATTCTTCGCGATGCGCGGTGTAGTTATGATTTGCTCCCTCAATAACTTGCAGCTTGTGATTCGGTATATGCTTCGCAAACTCATAGGCGTCTTCCACAGGTATAGTCTCATCTGCTGAACCGTGAACTGTGAAGAACCTGAACAAAGACGGCAAGTTATCTGAATATGTGCATGGCATCTTTGTTCTACTATAGCACAAGGTAACATTGTTGACTTCTAAGTTTTTTAGTATACACGTCTATGATATAAACCGTAAACACTAATGCTGCAGTAATTTGCTGTTTCAGTTTACAAGTTCAAAAGCAAGGGACAAGTAGGGCCCAGGATAGTTTCCTAACCTGCATTCCTTGGTAAGGGACATGCTTACAGCACGTATATCGGTGCTGAGCCGCTCCATCAAACTCTCTTTAGTTACCCTGTACTGTACATTTCCTGCACCAGGTAGGACAGATGCCCATGAAAGTGACAACAAAATGTAAACAGCTATGCAAAGCTCGAGGCATACATGCTGCAAGAAACTTGGAAGATTAAGGTTGCACAATCGCACAAGCTGCCTTACCTGATTTATCCTTGACATCAAGGTAGCCTTCTTTATTTATTCTATCAATTGATCCTTCCCCTATACGTTCTTCAATGCCTTTCTCTAAGTCAAATCTACCAGATACATTAATAACCAAGCGTACATCATCATAAATAGAAGCATATAGAGTTACTACATCTCCCCCTGGAAAAAGAGATAcatattcaaatttaacttaGTAATATATGGCAACAAAGAAGAGAGGACATATACATTCTgtgcaacaaaaagaaaagagcacCATTAAAGAAAAGGTATTGCGGATTAGGGACATCATGTTGGTATTTTGCTTAGTGGAAAGATGAAAAATTTATCATAAATTCATAATGGGAGTAAAACAAATTGGATATGATATGCTCCATGTGTTCCACAGAACAAATAATATAAGAATGTCATGTTCTGTTCAAATGAATGCCAAGACAAAACCATCAAAGCAATATATCTCCAAACAGATGCTGCAACAAGGTTTTAACATTATCACTAATTTGCTATCGAACACAGAGGAGCGTAATAGGCAAGTTCTTGTTAAAGAACTGGACGATCTTTTTTAACTTGCTAATGATGAAAACTGAATGGAATAACTCAACAGAAATGAGAATTACCAGACCAGACCTACAAAATGGCATATATCACCTACCTTTACTATGGCCAACAATTGCTGTTACATCATACTTTTCCTTACAAAGATATGATACAATGGAGTGCAAATCATCAGCCTCTTTCCTGTAGTTTCCATACTCGAATTCTCCTTCACTTTCTCTGAAATATTTGTCAAGCAGCACGGATTGCAACAATAAAAGACAGCAATTAACAAGATTTATGCAAGTAAAAGTCAGATAGTGTGTACTATAATGCTTCACTAAGTGCATTTCATAATGGATTACATTTTACAGAACAACGGAATTACAGAAGCACCTCCCTCAGATACAAGAAGATCAAGTCTCAGTCCATCATTAGTTGTACATTCTAAGAGGGAGAATAGCCAAGatggtccctaaagtttcgctGGGTCATACTCATGCGAAAAAGAACCATGCCCATAGTCTAAGATTAAAGCAGTATTACTATAGCTTCTTCTAAGAACTGAAATTGCTGGGGGAAGACATGGTTTTCTGGAGCGAACTTACCCATTTCCACTGAAATCAAAGCGAAAGACACTAATCCCTTTCTTTGTCAATGCAGCCGTCAGGTCAAGAATGAGACTGTCATTCTGGAAAACAGAAGTGAAATTTACATTGGGAAGCAACAAGACAAACTATCTCCACTCAAATTTATGTCGCTTGCATTTCTGCTAAACAAACATTTGTTCGCATCTCACTTAACTTATTACGAACGCATTTTTCCAAATGTTACCTTGGTAGATATAAAACCATGACACAATACGACGATCTTGCTTGAACCCGTGTGATGCAGCACTCCCACGAGCTTCTCCCCATGCTTGTTGGTTACTACCACCGCCCTTTGTTCCAGAGCATCTGAGCAAAAGAGTGGAAAAAATGGGGAGCAGCACATATTTTCAGCAACTCTGACCGAATATCAGCCGAAACATGATACTAGCAATCAACTGCCAGAGTTTTGCTAGTTGAGGCCATATGAATGATACGCCCATATATCAACTAATCTCCTGCTTGCTTTTGATTGTTGAAGGATGCTGACACGACACGGCGcatggaggggagggaggggggcggcgcTTACGAGGTTCGGAGGAGAGCGGGTGGGACATCGCCAGCGGGGGTAGGGGCCGTGTTCCCCGCGGTCCGGTGCGGTTGCAGAGGAGGgctccggcggcgaggggcggggGGATtcgccggcgtggaggcggaAGAGTGAccgcgggaggaggcgagggaaTCGCAGCTGCTGCGGCGGATGTGTTCACCAGTGGCTGCTGCATAACGCTCCGTACCAAGGGTACAGATGAGTAATAATAactcatactccctctgtttcgaaatatttggcgccgttgattttttaagtacgtgtttgaccgttcgtcttattcaaataaaattaagtaattatttattcttttcatattatttgattcatcgttaaataaactttcatgtatacatatagttttacatatttcacaaattttttaataagacgaacggtcaaacatgtgctaaaaagtcaacggagtcaaacattttaaaacggagagagtaacccGTGAGGCCTTCTTCGGCTACGCCCGGATTTAATCCGGGCCGGGAATAACAAATACagtaaaaaatttatgtagatACAATAAGAGACCGGGATTTATTCCGGGTCGGGAATCAATTTACTCATGATAGTAATAATAAGAGACCGAGAATCAATCCACTAGTTAAGAGGTGTAGAACTAATACGGATGTTTTGTTGTTCCTATCATGAGTAAATTGGTTCCTGACCTGGAATGAATCACGGTCTCTCGTTGTATCTATTTTACCATACTTGTTATTCCCGATCTGGATTGAATCCGGGCGTAACCGAACCAGACCTAAATGAGTTGAGTTTGTTGGGTAAATCACTTACACCCGCCGGATACGATCACATGGGGAATCCACCAACACAACTCGAAACTGTTGGGGATTTCAAATCATTTGTCAAAACTAAAACCGCACGAATTTTCTCtcaagaaagggaaaaaaggaaaTTTCCTCGATTTTCTCAGTGATGATTTCAATCATACGCTCAACTTAaaagatttattaacatttatataaatttaagtAATTCTAGAAAGTTTTACGTTGTGAAACGTAGGAagtatcatattataaattatgcATGGAAGTTATCCATCTCAGacttttgaaattttataaTCTGATATTGGAATTTTTCGTCCTAGGGGTATTTTAGtcataataataaaattgtaCAATACTAACGGAAACTAACTAGACGACGATGGTATATTCTAGGTATTGCTAAAAATCTGTCGCCACAAAATAAGCAAAATGTGATGGTATATTAGAACTTGATAAACCCAACATATTGTATACCATGGACAAAATCAAGTGGCACACAATGTATTTTCTCTACTTTTTCATGGTTGTTCAGTTAACTACCTATCTATTATGGTGCGGTATTTTtagaaaagttaaattttatactataagtacatatcttacacattaaattatatatacctataatataattttattaaattatatacacttataatataattttcgAATTATACAATGCCCTATTCACATTTTAAAggagaaatatgaaaaaataatttattatctatttaattatgagaaaaaaatattagtacaAATTAACAAATATGTAGAAAATAAGAAACAATATGAAAGAATTATGGAAATACCTACTGATATAGTCATCATATATCATGCATTGAGAAAAGGAGACCAAGGACAAATGCTTTATTATTAAGCAAAATTGATGGTAttatttttatcttcttttagCCGATCTATCTGACCATAATTAATTAGCCTATCTTAGCAGAAGTTTGTATCATCATGCATGAACATAtcatggaattattagaaatagcTAAGTACACCGGCCTAACCATTAACCATACTTAGCATCTCACGAGACTATCGGGTAATGGACAACTTATCTTCAATTGtgctagagagaaaaaaattacagtttGTGCTATGTAttcttaaaagtttaaaaattaCAGTTTGTGCTATGtattcttaaaagttttcatattatattatccTTTAACCATTTTTTCATCGGCACAACATCTAACTTTACATTTCAATTTGGACCACCCTATTCTATCCATCTCCAAGTCCGGTGACTTAGCAACCACTCCGCACACTAAGTCTTTCTCTCTATTTTGTTTTTCCCTCTGACAGTTGGGGAACCGCTAGATACAGCAAGAAGGAGCCCGGATCTAGCGTCTCCGCTCTTTGTCAGGTTGGCTCCTGTCTCCCCGAGTCCCTGCAAGCCAGACACCTCAGACCTCAACAACAACCATAATAATAGTGTTCATGACAACAGGGGATGAGAAAAAAGACATGTCCATAACTAGAGGGTGTGGTTGTGCATGAAAAGATGAAGAGGAGGAACGATGGTGGCTCATGGAGAAAGAGTGGTGCTGGCGGTGTGTGGAGTGGCAGTTAGTGGTTACTGGTGGTCTGAGGAGTTTGTTATCGACACAATCACTAActgagtttttttaattttttttctcttagtaTCTattctttctatatagttggtagCCACTAGCTATAAAGCTGCTCTGAGGATGAGCCATGTCACCCTAATTAGCTGAGACCGTTAGATCTTAAATCAACGCTTCAAGACTACACATGGCGCCACCATCTTCACCAATTAGGCCCATGTAAGCGGGTTCACCTAACCAGCCTTCCACTTTCCCGTCGTTGGCCCGCTGTTATTAAAATCCAGCACGTTTGAATCTCTATTTTGCATCATCAAAGCCACTTGAAAGAGcaattacaacaaaaaaaaaaaaccgtcaTCACTGACATGAAGATCAAAGGTCGTCCTTAATTCCATTTATTGATCCCCAATCTCCGCCTAAGCTTCTCTCAATTCATCATTACCGTCCACCTCGACAGATGCAATACGTAGATTACCAATCTATTAAGtctgttctaaaataattttagcGGGCCTCATACTAACTCCtacgataattatgttcatgCACATATCGTTGCTTTAATTTGCCTTCCTAACATTCGTCTTAATCAAGTTTATGCCTTAATTAGCACTACCAATAAAATGAACCGTTACACATATTCATCGATTGAAATTTTTTCCGTGACTTCTCCTTTCATCTTCCCTTTTGATGTCCCCATTTATATTTCTGTCCATAACATATAAAATGTCTTAGCCATCCCAGAACAATTCATCGTGAAACCTTTTGCTAGCCAGCAATGCAATAGCTGGTGACCTTTTCTACTTTGTTTTCGCTATGTATTGTTCTTTCTACTAAAGTTACCATCACAGGCTTCAAATCACTGATGGTTTTGTTGATATCATTCGCTCACTGCCAGTTAATGCCAGGCTACCGTGTTTGCTTCTCATATGGTGCGTAAATTATGGTTACAACTCCATTCAAATACTCATGCTACTGTTTTGTTCCCTCCTCGtgttctttgtttctttcctctCACCATGATATGACACACTTAAATTTTTCTAATGCTTATATCATAATCGTATATCTTCCTAACGCACTACTCTTTCTAGCATTCTTTATATGCTTATTCACTACTACCAATAAAATGAATTTTTTAGTTATTTATCGAGTATTAATTATAATTCCTATTTTTTCTAAAAGGCCTGAAAGGCCTAAGTTTATAAGCATTGAAGTGATGAATTTCATCAATCTTCCTTTCTAATGATCTGGCTCAAACCAAGAGCACTTGGAAACATGAATTTTtctaagttttttaaaaaagttgaaagatGTATTTAAATCAAGTTGCATCTAACGCTGAAGTGATGCACAAATTTtagaacaatatatatttaCGTATATATATAAGCAGTCAAATGCATCTTGCACCTAACATTTTCTATTTATCATAGAGAAAGTCCCGCAGCAACACGCGCGGGGTCTCTCACTAGTTAATGATATGTGTGCCACCAGTCATCATAAATAAATActacatccgttccaaaatataataatctagaaCCAGATGAGATGTTTCCTATTAAGGGGTATGTGCCTATATAGGCTTGTTGCCTACTTGCTAGCTCTATGTAAAATTAGAATATGAAGGTTTTGATGTCtctatcatgtattcatgtttaTCTACATAGTCTGGACATGGAGGATGCCATGGATTGTGAAAGCTTGTGAAGttgttaatttaatttgttcttgtgTTCTTTTCATCTGTCAATTGACCAGCAAAGTTACCTTAAATTACTTCAATTTTCTTCATGTTTTATTTGTCAAATGCTGCCTTATCATGTCCCAATCCTGTGTTAATAATTTCTTACTATGTTCAAATCACAACTAGAATTCATGTGAAGACACTTACtgatgaaaataaaataggGAAGCATACTTTGTCAATGGAAACCAGGAAAATACACCGCATGTACTAGAAACCTTTTCCATTTTCACACTAATTTTGAACTTTCTAATTTTGAAAATTACTGGTTaatactttttaaaatatttttttattagtttctCCCTGTCATTATATCATTGATCATTTGATCCCTACCCTGTTTATTTGCAGAAACCTAGATGATTCAGTGGACGATGCAAGGTTGGTAATGCCCAGTTGTGAGGATATTCTCATCAGATATGATTACAAGAACTATTCAGGATGATCATCTCTTATGTTGCTTCTGTTGGTTTTGAAAGATTTCGaattcaatcttttttttttgtcaggatGTAATCAGTAATCCCATAGATTTGGAATttaatctcctttttttttgcaggacGAAAATGCAGTTGAAATGGGCCGGAGAGTAAATTTCCCCAGCCCAAAAGGCCCAAACCATAGGGAGAACATATGCCCTCCTCCTcgactccggcgacggcgataagctgttcctcctcctcctcctccgcgactccggcgacgccgcgacggcgacggcgacggctgcgcCGCCTCCTGTCGTCCTTCCACTCCCCATCGCTAGCCTTGTGCTAGACAAGCGCGGAAGGGGCTGGCTGCGTCTCTGCAAATGAGCCACCGCAGGCGATCTAACGCCGGCGACCCGCCGCCTCCTGAAGGCACCGGCGGCTCGTCCACCGCAGAGGCCTCTTCGACGGGGGAGGAGAATCCGGATCTGCCGTGGGCGTGGGCGTTGGGATCGGAGCGAAGGGTGCTCGCGCTGGCGCTGGCGTTCCGCGCGGCGAACGCGCTGCTGGTGCGCACCTACTTCAACCCCGACGAGCACTGGCAGTGCCTCGAGGTCGCCCACCGCATCGTCTTCGGGTAAAACTCGCCGCCCTCTTCGCCGGTGTTTAGCTTCGAATCCAGCGGACACTCCAGTCCAAGGGAGTGGGATGCTTAAGCTGCTGCATTTTTGTGAGCCTTCTctgttcgttcgttcgttcgttgcaGGTATGGCCACCTTACTTGGGAGTGGAAGCGTGGTCTTCGAAGTTACCTCCACCCCTTCATCTTCGCTGCTCTCTACAAGATTCTTTCCCTGCTCCACTTGGATTCCCCATGGTTCATGGTAACTATTTTTTGGATTCACGCCAAAAAAATTCTTGTGTATTTCTCTGAATGAAGATTAGAAATGAAGCTTAGAGTTATAGGATTCTGGTTTGAGTCATGGTGTTAAGTCACATGTAAAAGAAATAGAAGTGCTCAGTATCAACAGTTTCTCATGTAACTAGATTCTTAGTTGGGAATTGATTGGGATAGCTTACAGTTGGGTTCTTAATTCTAACCAATCCACAATTTGTATCCTGTTCTATGTTCAATCTCAATCCTAAGCAAATAAGTCCTTCACTATAAAAGGATAGGAAacctatatatatgtgaatCAAATATCACTCCTCTCTGCatggctttattttttttacgcaCTGAGAAGCagaattttcttattttttctttgttttttttccccacaGGCGATGGCTCCACGTCTTCTACAATCAGTCTTTGCATCTTTTGGGGATCTCTACTTATATAAACTTTCAAAACTCATTTTCAATAATCACGTTGCCCAGTGGGCAGTATCCTTGAACTCATTTATGTAGATATGATATTCCTTTTTCGTAAATAAACAAGTCCATTTTCCTGGTGAATGGTGACCTTAACAAGTCATTTCCAGCTATTTTCACAGCTTGTTAACTGGTTCATGTTCTTCTGTATTACACGGACTCTCTCAAACAGCATGGAGACAGTTTTGACTGTTACTGGACTTTACTATTGGTTTGTTGCAATAGAGTCTGTAAAGGGAAATTCGGTTGTTTCAAAGCAGCAGGCTGCCAGCAAGCAAAGCCCTCCATCAAGAAAAATGGCTCTACTCATAGCAGCCTTAGCTTGTGCTATTCGGCCAACAAGTGCCATAACATGGCTATATGTTGGTCTTTTGGATTTTATTCAGATGAAATCAAAATCCCGGTTTATTTTTCTCGAGGTCGTTCCGCTCGGGTAtgaaactattttaaaattcatgTCAAACTTATTCTCACAGTATATTTTGTTCTCGGTTTTTTGCACTGGATATGTATAAATTGGATGAATTTAGGATGCTGTCTATGGCAAATTTTTATAATGCCCTTATCTCTGTTATTtcttgaatttttgcatcataaCGCTAATGCCTATTATTTATTGAAATTTCGCATTGAATAAGCATTATGCTGGTGATATTTAGGATGTTGTTGCCCATGGTAAGTTGTCTCGCTAGTAGGTTTTCTGAAAAACACACCAAACATATTGGATAGTAGGTATGTGTTTCCACATGCTGCACCGTTGTTAAGAAAGTCATTCACATTGTTCAAGACAGGAAGGATCAGCATTACCATCTGTCATGCCAAATGGCACCAAAAGGAAGAATGCATGGTTGAGTACCATATGGTCATAAGTAAGATGGTTATGCACAAACACTAGCTTTAGGACACGTGCGATAGATTGTTTATCGTGTCATCAGCATTATGCATATCATTTCTTAGATGAGCTCTCTTGATCCCTTCAGTTTATTTTGTTAGAATTAGGATTGCCTTGTTATCCAAACGCTTGATGATTGAAGCATTGCTTTTCTTGAAAGgtcatgttttctttttctcacaaTTGAGGAATACTTTTATAAACCTTACATGCTTTCTAATCTGTCTGCAGGGTCTTTGTCCTTGCCGTGACAACGTTTCTTGATTGTTGGATGTATGGTTCCCGGGTCATAGTGCCActtaattttttgaaatttaaccTCTTCTCTTCAGGAGGAGACTACTATGGAACACATGTGTTCCACTGGTACTTCAGCCAAGGTTTTCCATCGATGATTTGGACTTTCTTACCGTTTTCCATTTCTGGAATTTTGAAGTCTCGAGAATGGAGGCTTGCAGGTCTTATTGTCTGGGTATTAGTGGTTTA
Proteins encoded in this window:
- the LOC127776944 gene encoding uncharacterized protein LOC127776944, which codes for MQQPLVNTSAAAAAIPSPPPAVTLPPPRRRIPPPLAAGALLCNRTGPRGTRPLPPLAMSHPLSSEPHALEQRAVVVTNKHGEKLVGVLHHTGSSKIVVLCHGFISTKNDSLILDLTAALTKKGISVFRFDFSGNGESEGEFEYGNYRKEADDLHSIVSYLCKEKYDVTAIVGHSKGGDVVTLYASIYDDVRLVINVSGRFDLEKGIEERIGEGSIDRINKEGYLDVKDKSGNVQYRVTKESLMERLSTDIRAVSMSLTKECRFFTVHGSADETIPVEDAYEFAKHIPNHKLQVIEGANHNYTAHREELADAVVDFITSN
- the LOC127752770 gene encoding mannosyltransferase APTG1-like, with translation MSHRRRSNAGDPPPPEGTGGSSTAEASSTGEENPDLPWAWALGSERRVLALALAFRAANALLVRTYFNPDEHWQCLEVAHRIVFGYGHLTWEWKRGLRSYLHPFIFAALYKILSLLHLDSPWFMAMAPRLLQSVFASFGDLYLYKLSKLIFNNHVAQWALFSQLVNWFMFFCITRTLSNSMETVLTVTGLYYWFVAIESVKGNSVVSKQQAASKQSPPSRKMALLIAALACAIRPTSAITWLYVGLLDFIQMKSKSRFIFLEVVPLGVFVLAVTTFLDCWMYGSRVIVPLNFLKFNLFSSGGDYYGTHVFHWYFSQGFPSMIWTFLPFSISGILKSREWRLAGLIVWVLVVYSILGHKEFRFVLPVLPFMFMFSGHNLAAMAQLKGKGHNEKGRLSRLKLSVILLILTNVPMALYMSLYHQRGTEDAMLYLSREAHDGRVKSVLFLMPCHSTPYYSTLHYNLPMRFLDCTPSENKGTLDESDRFLMNPADFVGEVFGNLSSFSHIVLFESEERHVKLLLRNSFQEVRRFFHSHFKVDRDLQSSVVVYSQKSVL